In Streptomyces sp. NBC_01717, one DNA window encodes the following:
- the glnA gene encoding type I glutamate--ammonia ligase translates to MDKQQEFVLRTLEERDIRFVRLWFTDVLGYLKSVAVAPAELEQAFDEGIGFDGSAIEGFARVYESDMIAKPDPGTFQILPWRAEAPGTARMFCDILMPDGSPSFADPRYVLKRILAKTSDLGFTFYTHPEIEFFLLKNKPVDGSRPTPADSSGYFDHTPQNVGMDFRRQAITMLESMGISVEFSHHEGAPGQQEIDLRYADALSTADNIMTFRLVMKQVALEQGVQATFMPKPFSEFPGSGMHTHLSLFEGDRNAFYESGAEYQLSKVGRSFIAGLLKHAAEISAVTNQWVNSYKRIWGGSARAAGAGGEAPSYICWGHNNRSALIRVPMYKPGKTGSARVEVRSIDSGANPYLTYAVLLAAGLKGIEEGYELPAGADDDVWALSDAERRAMGIEPLPQNLGEAISLMEKSELVAETLGEHVFDFFLRNKKQEWEEYRSEVTAFELKALLPVL, encoded by the coding sequence ATGGACAAGCAGCAGGAATTCGTCCTCAGGACACTCGAGGAGCGCGACATCCGCTTCGTGCGCCTGTGGTTCACCGATGTGCTCGGCTACCTCAAGTCCGTTGCCGTGGCGCCCGCCGAGCTCGAACAGGCATTTGACGAGGGCATCGGCTTCGACGGATCGGCCATCGAGGGCTTCGCCCGGGTCTACGAGTCCGACATGATCGCCAAGCCGGACCCCGGTACCTTCCAGATCCTGCCCTGGCGTGCGGAGGCCCCCGGCACCGCGCGGATGTTCTGCGACATCCTGATGCCCGACGGCTCGCCGTCCTTCGCCGACCCGCGCTACGTCCTCAAGCGCATCCTCGCCAAGACCTCCGACCTGGGCTTCACCTTCTACACCCACCCGGAGATCGAGTTCTTCCTGCTCAAGAACAAGCCGGTCGACGGCAGCCGGCCCACCCCCGCCGACAGCTCCGGCTACTTCGACCACACCCCGCAGAACGTCGGCATGGACTTCCGCCGCCAGGCGATCACCATGCTCGAATCCATGGGCATCTCGGTCGAGTTCAGCCACCACGAGGGCGCTCCCGGCCAGCAGGAGATCGACCTGCGGTACGCGGACGCGCTCTCCACCGCCGACAACATCATGACTTTCCGTCTGGTCATGAAGCAGGTCGCGCTGGAGCAGGGCGTGCAGGCGACCTTCATGCCGAAGCCGTTCTCGGAGTTCCCCGGCTCCGGTATGCACACCCACCTCTCCCTCTTCGAGGGTGACCGCAACGCGTTCTACGAGTCGGGCGCCGAGTACCAGCTGTCCAAGGTCGGCCGTTCCTTCATCGCGGGCCTGCTCAAGCACGCCGCGGAGATCTCCGCCGTGACGAACCAGTGGGTCAACTCGTACAAGCGCATCTGGGGCGGCTCGGCCCGCGCAGCGGGCGCCGGCGGTGAGGCCCCCTCGTACATCTGCTGGGGCCACAACAACCGCTCCGCCCTGATCCGCGTCCCGATGTACAAGCCCGGCAAGACCGGTTCGGCCCGCGTCGAGGTCCGCTCCATCGACTCCGGCGCCAACCCCTACCTGACCTACGCGGTACTGCTCGCCGCGGGCCTCAAGGGCATCGAGGAGGGGTACGAACTCCCGGCCGGCGCCGACGACGACGTCTGGGCGCTGTCCGACGCCGAGCGCCGCGCGATGGGCATCGAGCCGCTGCCGCAGAACCTGGGCGAGGCGATCTCGCTGATGGAGAAGAGCGAACTGGTCGCCGAGACGCTCGGTGAGCACGTCTTCGACTTCTTCCTCCGCAACAAGAAGCAGGAGTGGGAGGAGTACCGCAGCGAGGTCACGGCCTTCGAGCTGAAGGCACTGCTGCCGGTGCTGTAA
- a CDS encoding alpha/beta fold hydrolase, whose translation MTAHTLTTPSHTTSYLAAGPAGGPLLLFAHGWPALAATWRKQLTHFAALGYRVVAPDLRGYGHSTVYGSPDAYRQENVVHDMLELLDHLGRERAVWIGHDWGSPTVWNLASHHPDHTAAVAGLAVPYRSLELGLGALLPLVNRDLYPEVTYPMAQFDYMAYYEEHPERATAVLDADPGSSVRALYRRGDPITPGTRVSPLATLRRDGGWFGGADRAPDLPLDTAVLTEEDAEVLTESLARNGFAGPTAYYLNHEANAVYARQAVNGGRLDLPVLFLGADYDATADVVTTRLAEPMRAYCSDLTEARVPAGHWLQLERPDLVNAHLADWLSRMGITPAP comes from the coding sequence ATGACCGCACACACCCTCACCACCCCGTCGCACACCACGTCCTACCTCGCGGCCGGCCCGGCCGGGGGGCCGCTGCTGCTGTTCGCGCACGGTTGGCCCGCCCTCGCCGCCACGTGGCGGAAGCAGCTGACGCACTTCGCCGCCCTGGGCTACCGGGTCGTGGCACCCGACCTCCGGGGCTACGGCCACTCCACCGTGTACGGCTCCCCGGACGCTTACCGCCAGGAGAACGTCGTCCACGACATGCTCGAACTGCTCGACCACCTCGGGCGCGAGCGGGCGGTCTGGATCGGCCACGACTGGGGAAGCCCAACCGTCTGGAACCTCGCCAGCCACCACCCCGACCACACAGCGGCGGTGGCCGGCCTGGCCGTTCCCTACCGCAGCCTGGAACTGGGCCTTGGGGCGCTGCTGCCGCTGGTCAACCGCGACCTGTACCCCGAAGTCACCTATCCCATGGCGCAGTTCGACTACATGGCCTACTACGAGGAGCATCCCGAGCGGGCCACGGCGGTGCTGGACGCCGACCCGGGCAGCAGCGTCAGGGCGCTGTACCGGCGCGGCGACCCGATCACGCCGGGCACGCGGGTCTCCCCGCTTGCCACGCTACGGCGGGACGGCGGCTGGTTCGGCGGGGCCGACCGCGCCCCCGACCTCCCGCTGGACACGGCCGTCCTCACCGAGGAGGACGCCGAGGTCCTCACCGAGTCGCTGGCGCGCAACGGCTTCGCGGGACCCACCGCCTACTACCTCAACCACGAGGCCAACGCCGTGTACGCCCGGCAGGCGGTCAACGGCGGCCGGCTGGACCTTCCCGTCCTCTTCCTGGGCGCCGATTACGACGCCACGGCCGACGTCGTGACGACGCGCCTCGCCGAACCCATGCGCGCGTACTGCTCCGACCTCACGGAGGCGCGCGTCCCGGCCGGCCACTGGCTCCAGCTCGAACGCCCCGACCTGGTGAACGCGCACCTGGCCGACTGGCTGAGCCGCATGGGCATCACCCCGGCCCCGTAG